The following DNA comes from Geobacter sp..
GCTGTGCTCGCATCGTCGAAATAGATGACAAATGCATGCAGCGTCTTGTCCGATCTGCTTTTATAGAGAATTACATGGGATGTTGGGGTGAGCCGCCCTCGTTTCATGAGGAATTCTCCCTTGGTTTCCCTGGATTCTAGACGGTAATCGCTGACTTTCGCCAGATTCTGCAGCACCGAGGTGAAAAATGCCGGGTCGATCCCGGCGTTACGTCGATCAAGCACCTGCAGCGCTTTCATGGCACCCTGTTCCCGGAAGATCTTGTACTCCCGCGCACTGCTGGTGTAACGCTCCCAGCCGGGGTTTGCTGCGGAGTATCCGGCATCGCGGGCCTGGACAGGTATGAAAGATGGGAGTGGAGCCGACGGTGCCCCCATCGGAGCCGCCATGGGCGGGGGCGGGGTTGGGCGGACGGCTGCCTTGCTCGAAGACGGCGCAGCAGTGGGTATGGGCTGGGCCGACTGCCTGACCAGGAGGAAAGCGCCCGATCCCAGGATAGATGCGGCGGCAATGATCGCAAAAGCCACCTTGACGCGTTTCTTTTCCCATTGAATCGGGGGGGGGCTGCTGGAAAGGATCGTTGCCTGCCGGGGGAGCGGATCGTCAATGGGTTCTGGCTCCTGGGCGTGTCTGGTTTCGTCGTTCATGAATCCGGTGCCGGCCCCGGAAACGGGTCGTGCCGTAGAAAGGATGACGCTGTCGACATCTGCATCTGCAACCGGTGGCGGATATGTGATCGCGACAGCTGCTGCGTCTGTTTGCGGCGGCTCTTCCGCTCCGGCCTGCCCCAATGCGGCAATCTGGTCGGCAATGATCTCGCAGATGGCGTCGGACAGCTCCGTGTCGGAAACGGAGACGTCCAGTTCGATATCGCCAGACGTTTCGCTACGCGGGGTGTCCGCACCGCCGTCGGTAAAGAGTACGAGGCGCGTGGCAGCATTGAGCTGACTCCGCACATGGCGGACGAGGATCGACCCGGATAATCCTGATAGGCGGTTCTGAAGGAAAAGGATATCGGGGAGATCCCTGCCGATCTCCTGCAATCCCTGGTTGAGGCTGGTAGCAATCCGGAAGGTCCCCTCCTGCAGGTCGCAGGCGGACGACACGATGGTGTGCAGCCGCGGCTGGTCGGATATGAGAAGAACGTTGAACATGGCACTCCTGGCTGGGACCGTCAAAACGGACCTATTCTAAAGGAGTGACGGCAGGTTGGCAACAGTAATTGCACGGCAGCTGGAATGAGAAATCGGAGCTGTTACCGCACATTGCCGGTTTCGCGGATGATGACCGTGAACATGCGATGCCCGGCACTGAGCGTGGCCGAGAGCGCCAGTTCCACAGCCGTGCGATGGCCGCGGATGTCCTTGAAGACATAGGGGACGACCTCGCCGCTCCACGCCGTGTCCATATCGGCCCGTTGGTCGATCTCCTGGCGCAGTTGGTTCCCCTGGATCAGGAAGTCGTAGAAGCTGATCCCGAGGAGATCCGAGGTGGGAAGGCCGAAAAGCCGTTCGGCTGCCCGGTTGGCAATGACGATCTTGCCGTCCCCCAGGAAGGTCACGATGGCGGACTGGGCCATTTCGATCATGTTCCTGTAGCGTTCTTCCGATTCCTGGCGCTGGAGGGTCCGCTGCTCCATCTCCTCCATCATGGCGTTGAAGGCGGTAATGAGCTGACCGATCTCGTCCTTTGTGGCGGCCTGCAGCCGTTGGTCGAAGCTGCCGGTCAGGGTGACCTGATTTATGGAATCCGAAAGGCGCAGAACCGGGCTGATGATGGTGCGTCTGATCAGGCTGCCGAGGAGGATGATGATGAGGAAGACCAGTCCGCCACTGAAGAGGATGTCGCTCAGGAGGTTGCGGCCGATGGTCCGGTAGAGCTCGGACATGGGGATCGATACGGAAACCGCGCCGATGACCTCTCCGACATGGTAGTTATAGGAGAAATGTCCGCGCGGAAAGCGCTGCTGGATGTAGGAAGGGGCGGAATCGTAATTGCCGTGGCATTCAAGGCACGATTCCTCCGCAATCATCGGCAGCATGTAGCGAAGGACCTTCTGGCCGTTCACCCTGACAATCTGGTGTTTCTCGCGGGCCGGACCCTTGGAGAATGCCTTGAGTTCTTCTGCTTCGTAGGGGTCGGGACTGTTATGAGGGTTGCGATAACGGAGTGAAACCTGCCTGATGGTGAATTTGCTGTCCTTGCTGATGCGCAGGGCAACCTGTGTTGCTGCAACCTGTGGGATGAGCGCAGGGTTGGTGCGGGCCTCACCTTTGAGCACGTCGGAGAGGTAGGTTCGGGTTTCGATGATCTGGCGGGCCATGGTGCGGGAATAATCTATGGCATCACGCAGAATGAGTGATTGCTGCCGCAGATAGTCGTCGATGGCGTTGGACACGAGAATGGCGATGAAGATCGATGCCAGGATGATGTTGAACTTGGCATTGAGCCGCAACGAGCTGAAAATGGACATGCAGACCTCCACCAACGGGCATATCAGGACAGTATACCCGCCGGCAAGGGATGTGCAAGGAAGCCCGATTCTCGATGACCGTCGTTGCGGGCGGGCCGTTCCCCACCGTTTCGGGGGCGCCTGCCGAATGATCGGCCCGGCTTTGCCGGGTGAATTTATGAGGGGAAAAACACCCTTTTCATCCAGGGAGGAGTATGCTACAGTGCACCGTTCGCAGCCTAGTCATGCTCAAATTCCATAGATAATTCCATTATGTTCGATCATCCATGGCCAAAATTCTCTGCATAGCCAATCAGAAGGGTGGGGTGGGAAAAACCACCACCGCCGTAAACCTGGCAGCTTCGCTGGCCGCGGCAGAAAAGCGGACGCTGCTCGTGGATATAGATCCGCAGGGCAATGCGGGGAGCGGCGTCGGGATCGACAAGGCCTCTCTTGAAGAATCGATCTACGATGTCCTGATCAACGATGTGGCACCGGCACAGGTGATCGTTCCCACCGGGCTCCCCTTGCTACACCTTCTCCCCTCTACGCCTGACCTTGCCGGTGCCGAGCTGGAACTGGTCTCAACCACCGGGCGGGAGCTCAAGCTGCGCCAGGCGCTGTCGACTATTGATGCTGACTACGATTATATCCTCATCGACTGCCCCCCTTCGCTGAATCTCCTGACAGTAAATGCCCTGACCGCAGCCGCATCGGTGCTCATCCCGATCCAGTGCGAGTTTTACGCCATGGAGGGGCTTTCGCAGATCCTGACGACCATTCGCCTGGTGCAGAAAGGGCTGAATTCCCGTCTGAGCATTGCGGGGATACTACTCACCATGTACGATGCCCGCAACAATCTGGCCCGGCAGGTGAGCGACGAGATCCGCACCCATTTCCCGCGTGAGACCTTTGCAACGGTGATTCCGCGGAATGTCCGGCTCTCGGAGGCTCCGAGCCACGGCAAGCCGATTATTCTGTATGATATTGCCTCCCGGGGAGCTGCCAGTTATCTTGAGCTGGCCCGGGAGCTGCTCCAGCGGGAGGGTGCGCATGGTTAAGAAGACCGGCCTCGGTAAGGGGATGGCAGCGCTTCTGCCGGTGAAGGAGACGGAGCAGGGGACCTTTTTCTCCTGCCCCATCGAAGAGATCAGGCCGCACCGGGGACAGCCGCGCAAGACCTTTTCTCCCGACAAGCTCGAAGAGCTGGCAGCATCCATTCGGGAAAAGGGGATCATTCAACCGCTGGTCGTGCGGAGGAAGGCCGACCATTATGAGCTGATTGCCGGGGAGCGCCGCTGGCGGGCCGCGCAGAAAGCTGGCTTGCGTGAGGTCCCGGTTGTCATCCAGGACGTTTCCGACGATACCGCGCTGGAGATGGCGCTCATCGAGAACATCCAGCGCGAGGACCTGAACGCAGTCGAGGAGGCCGAGGCCTATCACGCCCTGCAGGAACGGTTCTCGCTCTCCCAGGAGGAGCTGGCGAAGCGGGTCGGCAAGGACCGGTCCACGGTGGCCAATGCTCTGAGGCTCCTCAGGTTGCCGACGGAGATCAAGCGGGATGTGGTGGACGATCGGCTATCCATGGGGCATGCGCGCGCACTGCTCGCCCTGGAGAGTCCGGAAGAGATGAAGAGCTGTCGCGATGAGATCGTCGGGAAAGACCTGACGGTACGGGCCGCCGAAGCCCTGGTCAAACGGGTCAAGGGCGGGGCGCGGCCGAAGCCGAAAAAAGAGCCCGACCTGCACATGACCGACCTTGCCGAGCGCCTGAAGCGTCACTTCAAGGCAAAGGTCGCCATCCGGCCGAGCGGCAAAGGTGGCCGCATCGAAATCAGTTTTGCCAGTCAGGATGAACTCTCCAGAATTATCGAGGCATTATCGCTCTGATGCAGGTATTTTTGCTTCCCGGCACATTCATGAAAAATACTCGTCGGGGGTAAAAATGCTTGACATAACTGTATACCTGTGTTAGCAATCTCTGGTTTTTCCAGTAACAACAAAAGGTTCTCGCTAGTATGTATGCTGTATACATCTTGCGGCAAGGGGTGTTGGTGTGATCAATATTGACCTGTCCTTCATAATCCAGATTGTCAATTTCCTGCTGCTGCTCGTTATTCTCAATTTCGCCCTCTACAAGCCGATCCGCAAGGTACTCGCCGATCGCGACGCCGAGCTGGCGGGGGCTCGTGAGCGTGCGGCTGCAGTGGATAAGGATGTAGCCGACAAAATGGCATCGTACGAGGCCCGCCTCAAAGAGGTTAAGGGGAGGGGTTTTGAAGAGCGTGAGGCGCTGAAGAAGGAAGCTGCCGCCGAAGAGGCGAAGCTGCTGGATGCTGCTCGCGGTGAGGCCGGTGAATCCTTGGCCGGTATCAAGCAGAAGATCGCCAAGGAGGCTGCAGATGCCCGGTCTGCTCTGCAGGAGCAAGCCCGCAGTCTGTCGCTTGAGATCTGCGAGAAGGTTCTCGGAAGGAGTCTGTAGATGCAACACTCTGTTCAGCGTGAGGGGAAGCGTTCCCTGCTGATACCTGTTATCACCGGCCTGGCAACGGTCGGGTTCGCCGCGATCTGTATTGCGTCCGAGGGGGGCGGCGGAGCACACCATGCCGATACCGGTGCCCAGCTCAAGGATTTTGCCTGGCGTGTGCTCGATTTTACAGTGCTTGCCCTGATCCTCTGGTGGGCGCTGAAGAAGGCCAATGTCAAGGGGGCACTGTCAGATCGCCGGGCAGGGATCGAAAAGGCTCTCTCCGAAGCGGTCACTGCCCGCGAAGCTGCAGAGCGGAAGCTTGCCGAGTATGCCGACAAGTTGGCGCAGGCAAACAAGGAGATCGATGAGATCCATGCCGCAATGAAGCGCGAAGGGGAGCTCGAAAGGGAGCGGATCATCGCTGAAGCCAAGGTTGCTGCGGTCAAGATTCGCGAGCAGGCAGCTCAGGCCGCCAGCCAGGAGATTGTCAAGGCCCGCACTGAGCTGCGCGAGGAGGCTGGCCGTCTTGCGGTGCAGCTTGCCGAGCAGACCCTGAAGGAAAAAATCGAGAAGACCGACCAGGATCGTCTGGTTGGCGAATATCTTGCCAAGGTGGTACATCTACAGTGAGCGCAAGCGCAATAGCAAGACGTTATGCCAAGGCACTGGTGCAGCTGGGTGCAGAAGCCGGTACCGTTGAGGCATTCAATGCAGAGCTGGTCAGTTTCAATGATACCTTGACGGCCAATCCGCCCCTCTCGGCACTCTTCCGCAATCCCGCCTACGGTGCTGATGCAAAGCACACAATTCTCGGGGAAATTGCCTCCAGGCTTTCCCTGTCACCGATCATCTGCAATTTTCTGCATCTGCTGCTCGACAGGAGCCGCATGGCCTGTCTGCAGCAGATTGTGGCAACCTTTGCCCAGCTTGCCGACGAGCTTTCCGGGGTTGTCCGCCCGGTGGTAACCTCGGGCATGTCGCTCTCCGACGGGCAGGTGGAAGAGATCAAGGCTTCGCTCGAAAAATCCACCGGTAAAAAGGTGCTGCTCACGGTCCAGGTCGATCCTGCCCTCATCGGCGGGGTTGTCACCAAGATCGGCGACCGTGTCTACGACGGCAGCGTCAAAACTCAGCTTGATAGAATCCAAGATATATTACAGAAGGGGTAAGAGGGTTCCATGGAAATCAGAGCCGAAGAAATCAGCGAGATCATCAGGAAGCAGATCAAGGAGTATGGCAAGGAGGTCGAGGTTGCCGAGACCGGCACCATCATCTCCATTGGTGACGGTATCGCCCGCATCCACGGTTTGGACAAGGCGATGGCCGGCGAACTCCTGGAGTTCCCTGGCGGGATATCCGGAATGGCCCTCAACCTTGAGGAAGATAACGTCGGTGCTGCCATTCTCGGCGACTTCGAGGGTATCAAGGAAGGCGACACCGTCAAGCGGACCGGTCGTATCGTCGAGGTTCCGGTCGGCGACGCCCTTATCGGTCGTGTCGTCAACGCCATCGGTCAGCCGATCGACGGCAAAGGCCCGATCAATACCGACAAGTTCAGCCAGGTCGAGATCAAGGCCCCTGGTATCGTCCAGCGTAAATCGGTTCATCAGCCGATGGCTACCGGACTGAAGGCTATCGACTCGATGGTTCCGATCGGCCGCGGTCAGCGCGAGCTGATCATCGGCGACCGCCAGACCGGCAAGACCGCGGTTGCGATCGACACGATCATCAACCAGAAGGGCGGCGACGTTGTCTGTATCTACGTCGCTATCGGCCAGAAACGTTCCACGGTGGCGCAGGTTGTTTCCAAGCTCCAGGAACACGGGGCAATGGATTTCACCATCGTTGTTGCCGCCACTGCTTCCGAGTCGGCACCGCTTCAGTTCATCGCGCCATACACCGGCGTTACCATGGGCGAATATTTCCGCGATAACAAGAAGCACGCCCTGATCATCTATGATGACCTTTCCAAGCAGGCTGTGGCGTATCGCCAGCTTTCACTTCTTCTCCGTCGTCCGCCAGGACGTGAAGCCTATCCCGGCGACGTCTTCTATCTCCATAGCCGCCTCCTCGAGCGTGCCTGCAAGCTTTCCGACGATTGCGGCGCAGGGTCGCTCACCGCACTGCCGATCATCGAGACCCAGGCCGGTGACGTCTCTGCGTACATCCCGACCAACGTTATCTCCATTACCGACGGCCAGATCTTCCTTGAATCCGACCTTTTCTATTCGGGCGTACGGCCTGCAATCAACGTCGGTATCTCGGTTTCCAGGGTTGGCGGTTCTGCCCAGACCAAGGCGATGAAGCAGGTTGCCGGTACTCTCCGTCTCGATCTCGCCCAGTTTCGCGAGATGGCAGCTTTTGCCCAGTTCGGGTCGGACCTCGATAAGGCGACCCAGGCGCAGCTCGCTCGGGGTGAGCGACTCGTTGAGATCCTCAAGCAGGGCCAGTACCAGCCGCTGCCGTTCGAGAAGCAGGTTCTGATCATCTTTGCCGCCAACAACGGCTTTATCGACGAATACCCGGTTGGGAAACTCAAGCGGTATGAGCAGGAGCTGAACTCCTTCTTCGATACCCGGAAGAGCGATATCCTTGCCGAACTTCGTGAGAAAAAGGCGATCGACGACGCACTGAAAGCCAAGATGATCGCCGCATTGAATGAGCTGAAAAAAGAGTTCACTGCCTAAAAAGGACGGAAAGCCACACATGGCAAATCTCAAGGCAATAAAAAAGCGGATAGTTTCCGTTAAAAATACTCGCCAGATAACCAAGGCGATGAAGATGGTCTCGGCTGCGAAGCTCCGCCGGGCCCAGGAAAATGTTGTTGCCGCCCGCCCCTACGCAAAGAAGGTGGAGGAAGTGCTACAGCGCCTGGCGCGTCAGCAGGACGCCGATTGTCATCCGCTCCTGGAGACACGGGAGCAGAAAAAGGCTTTGCTGATACTGGTAACGTCGGATCGCGGACTTTGCGGCGGTTTCAATGCCAACATCTCCAAGGCGACCGACCGTTTCGCCAAGGAGAAAAAAGGCGAAATCTCCGAAATCTCTGTCATGTGCATCGGCCGGAAAGGTCATGAATACCTGAAGAGCCGCCAGCAGATCCACAAGACCTATACAGGGGTTCTTGCTGCTCCCAGTTACCAGACCGCCGCAAGCATTGCTCATGAAGTCATCGATGGCTATGTGGCAGAAGACTATGATGCCGTGTACCTGATATACAACGCTTTCCGCAGCGTCATGTCCCAGGACATAACGATTCAGCAGCTGCTGCCGATAACGCCGCCCCAGGCGGCCAATGACGCAGTTGACGAGTATGTGCCTGAATACATCTACGAGCCGTCCAAGGCCGCACTGCTCAGCGAGCTGCTTCCCAAATATGTGGAAGTCACCATGTTCAAATCGATGCTGGAGTCTGTCGCTTCCGAGCACGGTGCGCGTATGACCGCCATGGACAGTGCATCGAAAAACGCTTCCGAGATGATCGGCAGGCTGACGCTTCAATATAACCGCGCCCGTCAGGCGGCTATTACTACGGAGCTGATGGAGATCATCTCCGGCGCCGAATCGATTAAAGGCTAATAAACCGTTCCGTTACGAAAACATATGGCCTGACCGGCCGCAGGAGGAAAGAAAAACCATGAGTCAGAATTTCGGTAAAATATCGCAGGTTATCGGCGCAGTTGTTGACGTCGAGTTCGAGCCTGGCAAGCTCCCCCCGATCTACCACGCCCTCCGCGTGACCAACCCGGCCATTGATGACAAGGAATGGAACCTGGTTCTCGAAGTTGCCCAGCACCTTGGCGAGAATGCAGTTCGGACCATCGCCATGGACGCTACGGACGGTCTTGTTCGTGGCCAGCAGGCGCTCGACACCGGCAAGCAGATCGTCGTGCCGGTCGGTCGCAAGACACTCGGCCGCATCCTTAATGTCGTAGGCGAGCCTGTTGACGAAAGAGGCCCGGTAGGGAACGAAAAAGAGTACGAGATTCACCGTTCTGCTCCGTCTTTCCAGGACCAGTCGACGAAAGTCGAATCCTTTACCACGGGGATCAAGGTCGTTGACCTGCTCGCACCGTATGCACGAGGCGGCAAGATCGGTCTCTTCGGCGGCGCCGGCGTTGGCAAGACCGTTCTCATCATGGAACTGATCAACAACATTGCCAAGCAGCACGGCGGTTTTTCCGTCTTCGCCGGCGTTGGTGAACGTACCCGTGAAGGGAACGACCTCTGGGTCGAGATGAGCGAATCAGGGGTTCTTGAGAAGACCGCTCTGGTCTATGGCCAGATGAACGAGCCTCCGGGGGCACGTGCCCGCGTTGCCCTCTCTGCTCTTTCCGTAGCAGAATATTTCCGTGACGAAGAGAACCAGAACGTTCTCCTCTTCATCGATAACATATTCCGTTTCACCCAGGCAGGTTCCGAGGTTTCCGCACTTCTCGGCCGTATCCCTTCCGCCGTTGGTTACCAGCCGACCCTGGCCACTGAAATGGGTGAGCTGCAGGAGCGTATCACCTCAACGAACAAAGGATCCATTACCTCGGTCCAGGCCATCTACGTCCCTGCTGACGACTTGACCGACCCGGCTCCGGCTACTGCCTTCGCCCACCTTGACGCAACCACGGTTCTTTCCCGTCAGATTGCAGAACTCGGGATTTACCCGGCAGTTGACCCGCTCGACTCCACCTCCCGGATCCTCGATCCCCAGGTCGTCGGCGAAGAGCACTACGCCGTTGCCCGTTCGGTGCAGTACGTGCTTCAGAAGTACAAGGACCTGCAGGATATCATCGCCATTCTCGGCATGGACGAACTTTCCGAAGAGGATAAACTGGTTGTTTCCCGCGCCAGAAAGATCCAGCGGTTCCTTTCGCAGCCGTTCCATGTTGCCGAAGCCTTCACCGGCACTCCGGGCGTTTACGTTGAGCTGAAAGACACTGTCAAAGGGTTCCAGGAAATCGTTGCCGGCAAGTATGACGACCTCCCTGAGCAGGCGTTCTACATGGTCGGGACCATTGAAGAGGTTATCGAGAAGGCCAAGAAGCTTAACGCGTAATTCTGGAGGGGCGCATTGCATGCGCCAAAATGAAGGGCGGACTGACTCCACCCCTACAAGGATTGATACATGGCTGAATCACTGAAGCTTACACTGGTAACACCATATAAAAAGGTCCTCGAAGAGGATGTCGATGAGATAACCGCTACCGGCTCGCTTGGGGAATTCGGCATACTGCCTGGCCATGCCCCTTTCCTTTCTTCCCTGAAAATAGGCGAGTTTACCTATAGAATCGGGAACAAGGTCGAGCATATGGCTGTCAACTGGGGTTACTTCGAGATCGAAGACGACAAGGTCACGGTTCTTGTCGAGACCGCCGAAGCTGCCGAAGAGATCGATGTCGAGCGGGCCAAGGCAGCGCTCGGTCGGGCGGAGGAGGCGCTGAAGAAGCTCTCCCCCGAGGACAAGAGCTACAAGATCATGGAGGCTGCCCTGGAACGTGCCGTGATCAGGATGCAGGTTGCCAGCAAGCTTGCCCGGAAGTAGCGCCGGCAGGAACAGATATGGGGAAAAGAGTGGCTTATGCCGCTCTTTTTTTTTGCCGACTCTTGACATGCCGTGGCGTAGATTGTATATCGGCGCTGATGCGATTGTAGCGGGAGAATACCATGAACAGACCGATCATAGCCGTAACCATGGGAGATCCTGCGGGGATCGGACCCGAGATCGTCGCAAAGGCCCTAGCCGGTAGTGACGTACAGACCTGCTGCCGCCCCTTGGTCGTTGGCGATCGCAATGCCATGGAGAGGGGCATCAGGGACAGCGGGGTGCGGTTGCAGGTGGAGGAGACCGACGACCTTCCCGGGGAGGATGAACGCACCGGAGTGCTTTACCTCCGGACCTGTTCGCGGCTCGCAGATGACGACATCGTTTATGGCAAGCCGTCAACGACCGCCGGCGATGCCGTTTACCGCTACATCGTCGAAGCTGCCACGCTTTGCAGTTCCGGGCGGGTGGCAGGCATGGCAACAGCGCCCATCAGCAAGGTGGCGATGAACCGTGCTGGCCATCACTATCCCGGCCATACCGAACTCCTGGCCCATCTGACGAATAGCAGCGAGTGCGTCATGATGCTGGCCGGCGACCGGCTCCGGGTATCGCTCGTGACCATCCATGAGCCGCTGGCCGCCGTGCCCGGTCTCCTGACCGTTGACAAGGTACTGTCGACCATCAGGACCACCAGCCGTGATCTGGCACGCTACTTCATCCCTTCTCCCCGGATCGGGGTTGCGGCGCTGAACCCCCATTGCGGTGAAGAGGGGTTGTTCGGCAACGAGGAGCAGCGGATCATAGCGCCGGCAATTGCGCTGGCTCGGAGCGAGGGGATAGAGGTGCAAGGCCCGCTTTCCGCGGATACCCTCTTTCATTTTGCCATCGACGGTGGCTATGATGCCGTGGTCTGCATGTACCACGACCAGGGGCTGATACCCCTGAAACTGGTCCATTTCGATGACGGTGTGAATGTAACCCTCGGCCTTCCCATCATCCGCACGTCCGTTGACCATGGTACGGCCTATGACCTTGCCGGAAGCGGCACGGCAAGCGCAACCAGCATGACGGCGGCGATCAGGATGGCAGCATCCATGGCCCGCCAGGCGCAGGCCGCGGTAAGCGGACCGTGAAAGGATCATCAGCCCGTTTTTCCGAGAGGGGGTAGTCGTGGTGAACGGCACAACTGGGTATCTTCTGGAGGAAGCCCTCCAGAGACGGAACGCCGAGCTTGCTACCATGGTCGAGATCGGCAAGGCGCTCACGGCATCCCTGGATCTGGAAGAGGTGCTCCAGGCGATCATGGAGCGGGTGAGCGGCCTTCTGCAGCCCACTGCGTGGTCTTTGCTCCTGGTTGACCAACAGTCGGGCGACCTGGTATTCGAGATCGCCATTTCAACCGCATCCCGGCTGCTCAAGGGGACCCGCCTGGAAAAGGGTACCGGCATTGCAGGCTGGGTTGTGGAACATGGCGAGTCGCTCCTGATTCCCAACGTGCGGGAAGACTCGCGATTCTGTGATGCCGTCGACCGGGCAGTCTCGTTCACGACCCGCTCCATCGTCTGCATCCCGGTCAAGAGCCGCGAGCGGATACTCGGGGTCATCCAGCTG
Coding sequences within:
- the pdxA gene encoding 4-hydroxythreonine-4-phosphate dehydrogenase PdxA; the encoded protein is MNRPIIAVTMGDPAGIGPEIVAKALAGSDVQTCCRPLVVGDRNAMERGIRDSGVRLQVEETDDLPGEDERTGVLYLRTCSRLADDDIVYGKPSTTAGDAVYRYIVEAATLCSSGRVAGMATAPISKVAMNRAGHHYPGHTELLAHLTNSSECVMMLAGDRLRVSLVTIHEPLAAVPGLLTVDKVLSTIRTTSRDLARYFIPSPRIGVAALNPHCGEEGLFGNEEQRIIAPAIALARSEGIEVQGPLSADTLFHFAIDGGYDAVVCMYHDQGLIPLKLVHFDDGVNVTLGLPIIRTSVDHGTAYDLAGSGTASATSMTAAIRMAASMARQAQAAVSGP
- a CDS encoding AAA family ATPase, which translates into the protein MAKILCIANQKGGVGKTTTAVNLAASLAAAEKRTLLVDIDPQGNAGSGVGIDKASLEESIYDVLINDVAPAQVIVPTGLPLLHLLPSTPDLAGAELELVSTTGRELKLRQALSTIDADYDYILIDCPPSLNLLTVNALTAAASVLIPIQCEFYAMEGLSQILTTIRLVQKGLNSRLSIAGILLTMYDARNNLARQVSDEIRTHFPRETFATVIPRNVRLSEAPSHGKPIILYDIASRGAASYLELARELLQREGAHG
- the atpD gene encoding F0F1 ATP synthase subunit beta — its product is MSQNFGKISQVIGAVVDVEFEPGKLPPIYHALRVTNPAIDDKEWNLVLEVAQHLGENAVRTIAMDATDGLVRGQQALDTGKQIVVPVGRKTLGRILNVVGEPVDERGPVGNEKEYEIHRSAPSFQDQSTKVESFTTGIKVVDLLAPYARGGKIGLFGGAGVGKTVLIMELINNIAKQHGGFSVFAGVGERTREGNDLWVEMSESGVLEKTALVYGQMNEPPGARARVALSALSVAEYFRDEENQNVLLFIDNIFRFTQAGSEVSALLGRIPSAVGYQPTLATEMGELQERITSTNKGSITSVQAIYVPADDLTDPAPATAFAHLDATTVLSRQIAELGIYPAVDPLDSTSRILDPQVVGEEHYAVARSVQYVLQKYKDLQDIIAILGMDELSEEDKLVVSRARKIQRFLSQPFHVAEAFTGTPGVYVELKDTVKGFQEIVAGKYDDLPEQAFYMVGTIEEVIEKAKKLNA
- a CDS encoding DUF3365 domain-containing protein, yielding MSIFSSLRLNAKFNIILASIFIAILVSNAIDDYLRQQSLILRDAIDYSRTMARQIIETRTYLSDVLKGEARTNPALIPQVAATQVALRISKDSKFTIRQVSLRYRNPHNSPDPYEAEELKAFSKGPAREKHQIVRVNGQKVLRYMLPMIAEESCLECHGNYDSAPSYIQQRFPRGHFSYNYHVGEVIGAVSVSIPMSELYRTIGRNLLSDILFSGGLVFLIIILLGSLIRRTIISPVLRLSDSINQVTLTGSFDQRLQAATKDEIGQLITAFNAMMEEMEQRTLQRQESEERYRNMIEMAQSAIVTFLGDGKIVIANRAAERLFGLPTSDLLGISFYDFLIQGNQLRQEIDQRADMDTAWSGEVVPYVFKDIRGHRTAVELALSATLSAGHRMFTVIIRETGNVR
- the atpG gene encoding ATP synthase F1 subunit gamma, translated to MANLKAIKKRIVSVKNTRQITKAMKMVSAAKLRRAQENVVAARPYAKKVEEVLQRLARQQDADCHPLLETREQKKALLILVTSDRGLCGGFNANISKATDRFAKEKKGEISEISVMCIGRKGHEYLKSRQQIHKTYTGVLAAPSYQTAASIAHEVIDGYVAEDYDAVYLIYNAFRSVMSQDITIQQLLPITPPQAANDAVDEYVPEYIYEPSKAALLSELLPKYVEVTMFKSMLESVASEHGARMTAMDSASKNASEMIGRLTLQYNRARQAAITTELMEIISGAESIKG
- a CDS encoding F0F1 ATP synthase subunit alpha translates to MEIRAEEISEIIRKQIKEYGKEVEVAETGTIISIGDGIARIHGLDKAMAGELLEFPGGISGMALNLEEDNVGAAILGDFEGIKEGDTVKRTGRIVEVPVGDALIGRVVNAIGQPIDGKGPINTDKFSQVEIKAPGIVQRKSVHQPMATGLKAIDSMVPIGRGQRELIIGDRQTGKTAVAIDTIINQKGGDVVCIYVAIGQKRSTVAQVVSKLQEHGAMDFTIVVAATASESAPLQFIAPYTGVTMGEYFRDNKKHALIIYDDLSKQAVAYRQLSLLLRRPPGREAYPGDVFYLHSRLLERACKLSDDCGAGSLTALPIIETQAGDVSAYIPTNVISITDGQIFLESDLFYSGVRPAINVGISVSRVGGSAQTKAMKQVAGTLRLDLAQFREMAAFAQFGSDLDKATQAQLARGERLVEILKQGQYQPLPFEKQVLIIFAANNGFIDEYPVGKLKRYEQELNSFFDTRKSDILAELREKKAIDDALKAKMIAALNELKKEFTA
- a CDS encoding F0F1 ATP synthase subunit epsilon, which gives rise to MAESLKLTLVTPYKKVLEEDVDEITATGSLGEFGILPGHAPFLSSLKIGEFTYRIGNKVEHMAVNWGYFEIEDDKVTVLVETAEAAEEIDVERAKAALGRAEEALKKLSPEDKSYKIMEAALERAVIRMQVASKLARK
- a CDS encoding ParB/RepB/Spo0J family partition protein, giving the protein MVKKTGLGKGMAALLPVKETEQGTFFSCPIEEIRPHRGQPRKTFSPDKLEELAASIREKGIIQPLVVRRKADHYELIAGERRWRAAQKAGLREVPVVIQDVSDDTALEMALIENIQREDLNAVEEAEAYHALQERFSLSQEELAKRVGKDRSTVANALRLLRLPTEIKRDVVDDRLSMGHARALLALESPEEMKSCRDEIVGKDLTVRAAEALVKRVKGGARPKPKKEPDLHMTDLAERLKRHFKAKVAIRPSGKGGRIEISFASQDELSRIIEALSL
- a CDS encoding F0F1 ATP synthase subunit delta encodes the protein MSASAIARRYAKALVQLGAEAGTVEAFNAELVSFNDTLTANPPLSALFRNPAYGADAKHTILGEIASRLSLSPIICNFLHLLLDRSRMACLQQIVATFAQLADELSGVVRPVVTSGMSLSDGQVEEIKASLEKSTGKKVLLTVQVDPALIGGVVTKIGDRVYDGSVKTQLDRIQDILQKG